The proteins below are encoded in one region of Triticum aestivum cultivar Chinese Spring chromosome 1B, IWGSC CS RefSeq v2.1, whole genome shotgun sequence:
- the LOC123142737 gene encoding uncharacterized protein At4g29660: protein MASRLWRWYADRQFHKWEKTVLWDMVEPYRPPRSFAPLVGTYVAAFYTAVVAAAVTEQLYKEKYWEDHPGEAVPIMPPMFYWGPWRVVNGEVPRFIQTPEEAKPA, encoded by the exons ATGGCGAGCCGGCTGTGGAGGTGGTACGCGGACCGGCAGTTCCACAAGTGGGAGAAGACGGTGCTGTGGGACATGGTGGAGCCCTACCGCCCGCCGCGCTCCTTCGCGCCGCTCGTCGGCACCTACGTCGCCGCCTTCTacaccgccgtcgtcgccgccgccgtcaccgagcAGCTCTACAAG GAGAAGTACTGGGAGGATCACCCGGGCGAGGCGGTGCCGATCATGCCGCCCATGTTCTACTGGGGGCCATGGAGGGTGGTGAACGGAGAGGTTCCCCGCTTCATCCAGACGCCCGAGGAAGCTAAGCCGGCATAG